AAGCTGGCTAACTTTATGGCTCCAAATGAAGCAAGTGACTGGACGGATAGCGCCAAATCCGAGTTGTATAAATCACTATTTGTTTagaaaaatacttaaaaatataataatattatatatagttagtgaaacaaataaaataaaattattcttgaatatttaaaaaacatgaaAACACATGACTTTTGAATTTGactttaaattatattatatatttatttatttatgtatatttcatttttcgtttaCTTTTAACTGCTAAATTGTATTTTCAACATTTCATTTTCGTTATTAATTCTTATTTTGTTCTCAACTGGATAATTTATGCATCGGGTGCATAACAATATGGCTTGAATATAACCGCAAACGTTTGTAATTACCGCTTCATAACCGATTCGTTTAGTTTTTGTGAGTGGGGTGGTTGGTAACTAAGCTGGCTTATTCCAAGTTGCGTCTTTATCTTTattcgatatatatatacgtatgcatatatatgaattacaataattttttaagatattaaaCTAGTTTTTTCACTGATGCTCATACTTGactcggtttttttttaatatttactttGCTAGTCTTGTGTTTTACTTGGGCTTTATTCAGTTTATAATTTTACTTTCAgttgatttatattttttaaactgcGTTAGTGTGTTCGTCGTCTAAGTCATTGTTAGTTATGAAATGcgttattttatttaatatttataaatatcatGTATAATTCTAGTAAATCAGTGCGTAACTGCAATAAAGGTAGAGCCATTCGAAAGGGggatttaaaaattgaattgcaATACACCGATTGAAATAAGGTAGAATAAATAATCACTATAAATTTAATGACTAAAATTTGGAGAATACAATAGGTttcatatataaaaaaatactataaaaaaATTCGAGCACGTTTTAAAAGGTAATCAGCGTGTCAATTGTTCGATAGAAATGCTTGGATTATTCTTTGGGAAATGATATTTTGTCAAgtcctttaaaaattaattaacaattagCTGAAGGTGAATAGAGCACATAATATCATTCATATACTATAGTTAAATGTATATTGCACTTGAGTGCGCACAAGAATTGATCGATTCAAAGCCTACAAAAGTGCCACAACAAGGACGTTGATAAGGAAATACTGGGCGTTGGTTTATTCTATTCTCGAATTGAAGTTACTAAAAGACGGTACAACACACAAATGACGATTATAAGCTTGCAATCAAGTAGGGGGGGTAGGGAGACTGGGTGCGTGGGGTTTCTCATTGCCCTGTCCTTGTTTACAAACTACCAATATAAAGATTACAAAAATGCCGCTGTCTAATTTATCTCACTTTTTGTCGCACTCTTTGATTTTTCCCTAATTGTTAATGGAGTTCTTCAGCAACAGGGGCAGCCcagttttggtttttgatttAGAAACGAGTATGGTGGCAGTTTTAGCCCCTCCCGATCCGGCGGCAGCAGCTGCATCAGCGGCAACGGCGGCGGAGTTGCGCCTGGGTGCCGCTTGCCGGTGATGCAGCTCCTGCAGCAGGGCGGAGTGCTTGTCCAGGGCCTTCAGCTGGGCTGTGTTCTGGGTCTCGTAAAGCGACGACTGCAGCTGGGTGTGGATAGAGGTGACGTTGGAGAGTGTGCCCTCGGCTTCGGCTATTGGATagttgcttaaatatcgtttacTAGTCGTGGTTGCTGAAGTTGTCGATGATGTCGTTGTAGTGTTTGTCATTGTAGACTGTTCCTGCGCTGAAACCTATAACGAAAGTCATTAATATAGAGACTATTTAATGCGGAGACATCGCACCTTTCCCAAAACCGCCATCTCTGTGTCTCAAGTGCACTTAGCAGGATGTATAACGTTCTCCATATCCTTCTGCACTGCATAAAGTTCCGAAAGCTGCTTGGCGAACTTCACATTCAATTCGCTCAGTTTGGCCAACTGAAAGGGGtgtacatttttaataaaatgtaatagaACCTATTGAAGTCCATTAAAGTTTGCATACCGTTTGATCATTGCACTTTTCGCGTAAACTTATATTTGCAGATTTAAGCTCAATTTCCTGTTGAAGCAATTCTGTTTGCAGTTGCTCTGTTCGTGCCTTCAGAGTGGCTACCTCGCGGCGCAGCTCGTCTTCCGTTGCGCCACCACCGCCGGAAGCGACACCCACACCACCACCGCCTACTCGCAGCAAGTCCATTTCACGCTTAAGTCGAATGTTTTCCTCCTTGTAAGTGTGCAATTGGCGCTTCCATTCGTCTACGTTGGCCGTGGATTCCTAAGAGAATgataaagaaatataaagttattattttctcttcttaaaaaaaaatgtctatagataattaattataaataaatgatgAAAAATTACTTCAGATAAGGGTCTACCCCAATAAATCATTTTGTAAAGTGATTAATAAAGCCTCCTTGAAGTCCCAAAATAATGGATGAGACAAAAGTCAAATTTGAAACTCACCTGGAGCGCGCTGGTCAGGCGTAtgttgttgttcttcaagGTGGCTAATTCGATTTCCCACTTCTTGGCGTTGGCACAGCTGGAAGTAAAAggaaaaccataaaaataatttactcGATTAAAGGAATGTTGTTAATAGACCTTACCTTTGCGCCAGGGCCATTTTCAGGCGCTCATTCTCGTACTTGAGCTGCTGTTCAGCTGTGGCGCCTGCTCCTGGACCCGTGTGCATGCCAACAATGCTGCCACCCGAGGAGATGGTGACACCTCCGCCTCCGCCAGTACCAATGGTGGGCTGAGGCGACGGCGTAGCCGATCCGATTTCCGCTTTCCCGTCGTTGGTGTTCAGGAGCTTGTGGGAGGGACTATCGGGATTGGCATTCTGGGTGTTAGTGTTGCTCATGTTAGGCGGCTCTACGGTGTGGGGATCGATGGCCGTGTTGTCATTCTGCATGGCACCAATCGCCCGTCCAGAAATGGGCGATGTGTTGGCCGAGGTGGTGGGCGTGACGGCGTTAGAGCCGTTTGCCGATTTCATTGCGTTTTTAGTGGCCTCCTTGACCTCCTGGAACTTTTCCACAAACTGCAAGGGTAGATAGATGGTGTATAACTATTCATAAATGAAGATTTTGTATCTTACCTTAGTTAGCTCCGCCTCGGAGGCGAATCCCAGCCCATAGACCGTGTTTGCCCTGACATCACTCCACTGGCCGAACTTCTGGGAGGTCTGTGTGAATGTCATGTTGGGCGTGATAGTGGAATTTATAACCGCCTTGGAGCCCTCGACGCTGATGATGCGGTACAGATTCCGGGAGTTGTCGTAGAAAAAGCTCACGTTGACAGCCTTCATGCTGGCCGTGATCCAGGTGCGCTTCGTCTTCGGATCAATGTGGAAGACGTGCGCCTGGCAGGTGAAAATCGGTTGCTCGCTGAGGGTCATAAAGGGATTAAACACGGCACCAGGTgtgattaattaaaaattccattttaattttgaatttttggtaGTTTAAGGCTGCGACTTGTGCTTGTGTAGGTGCTTATCTATTACCTGTCCGCCGACATGGCCCCTGTCCTCGACACTGCTCGTTCTTGGTTCTTCCTGTTATCGCTGACGACTGTCGACCGCCGACTAAATTGCATTATGTGCTTAAACCTCTTTTAGTAGCCttgcttttgattttgtctCAAGCGTACACATACACCCCCACAACCAAGCACACACCCAAATAATTGGCCTACCCAcgcatggggcaggtggggccGGGGCTGGCACATATTCACGCCGCCCGCTACACACAGaacgccaacaacaacaacaacagtaacAACATGCAGAAATTTCATCTAGTACGGCGTCGATTTTTCCCACACAATTTGCACTTTTCGCTCCGAtattacacttttttttggtCTTACCCCATGGTTATCGTTGGCTTCAGCGCTTTGGTGAGTGGTATGGCAACGGGTTTACCTTATGCTAGGTGTTTATACTGCTAAATTTgtcgattaaaaaaaataaaacacaacgCAATGTCTAGTGTTAGAGCTGTGAAAACGTCGATGTCAACATTGATACCATCGATTATTTTCTTTCGCTCGATACACCACCCCTTTTCGATAACGGTATATCAAACTTCGATAAGTGCGTGCCATCGCTAAATTCACGCACCCATTCCCATCTCTAGTTTCTTTACATTAGTAAATTTTGGGGAAAAAAATCCGGAATTTATATTCGCCGTGATTAAACTAAACCAGCCGGATACATATGCAAAGGCCAGTCAGCGGCAagagttgttgttgctgctgctgccctgTCGCAGTACGATCGATCGCTGGGGTACGTCGAAAATAGCCGATTGGAGGGGGAGTTTTTCTcacagctttttttttttcgcacaaAAGCCGTCCCCCAAACCGAATGTAAAGGTGAAAAAGGCGTCTAAGCGCAGTGAAAAAACGCATTGAACTCGCACCTGCCGAGCTATTGGCTCGCATTCGGACATTTGTTGTTACAAAATGCGCCAGCGACACACCTAGAGCATTAAAAATATGTCAGTTATGCGAAAGAGAAAAAGTGCTGAGCCTGtttggctgtgtgtgtgtgtgtgtgtgtgaggtgGATGGCTGTGGTAGTATTTGTGTAGAAAACTTGTTATCAATGCGGCGCCTATGATAAAAGTCTCATTAGACATGTTTCTCCCACTATGCTGGCCATTCCAATTGGAGTCGGTGTGACGGTGTGTCGGTGACacggtgtatgtgtgtgtatctaACGATTTCTTCCCCCCCCCTCTTTATCTCTCTCCCCTCCGGGCAGTCTTGGATGCCAGTGTATGTGTGGTGGCGTGCTCTGGCGGCCCCAACTAAATAATGTGGAACATGATGTGCGACGTAATGCCCACTATTTCGGAGGACAGCATCTCGCAGCGGTCCTCGCAGTTCAGCGGCGAGGATGCCAACTTCGAGCAGCTTATGGTATCCATGCTGGACGAGCGGGACAAGCTGATGGACAGCTTGCGGGAGGCGCAGGAACGACTTGGCGAGACGGAGTCCAAGTTGCATGACGTTGAGAAGGAGCGGGATAGCTTGCAACGGCAGATAAACGCTAACCTGCCACAGGTAACGCTTCTAACCGGCAAGTCTTAAGCGTGAAATCCACTAAAGGTGTCTGTATTTATAGGAGTTTGCTACACTCACCAAGGAGCTAACTCAGGCCCGGGAGACTCTTCTGGAGCGGGATGAGGAAATTGGCGAGTTGAAGGCGGAGCGCAATAATACCAGGGTAAGTATtaataaactatttaataCAAAATCCTTTAAATAAAGTGCAGTTTCAAACGCAGGGCttgattaaaaaaatctaataatCATCCATTCCGTTTTTCAGTTACTTCTGGAGCATTTAGAGTGCCTGGTGTCCCGCCATGAGCGCTCCCTACGAATGACCGTGGTTAAGCGGCAAGCTGCTGCTCAGAGCGGAGTCTCCAGCGAGGTGGAAGTACTAAAGGCCCTTAAATCCCTCTTCGAGCACCACAAGGCCCTGGACGAGAAGGTCCGTGAGCGTCTGCGTCTATCCATCGAGAAGAACAATGTCATGGAAGAGGAGCTCAATGCCGCCAAGGAGGAGCTGGCCCAGTACAAGGCGGGTGTGGTGCCGCAGGGTGCGGGAAGCGGCACGGGAGCGGGGAGTGCCGCAACAACGGCCGGAGGCACTGAAAACGGGCTCAAAGAGAAGGTGGGCTCACCCCTTGACAAAATTATTCAACCATGACGGtgattaaatgtattttttggtCGACTTTAGATGGCCGGCGTGGGCGGAGGTGGTGGCGTCAATGGTGATGCGAATGAGCTGAACGACTATGCGGCCAAGACCCATGAGCTGCAGACGATCATCGAGAAGCAGGTGAGGCACAGGGAGACATCCCCAAAAAAGACATCTGTGGAACATGTGTGTAACGCTTAAATTCCCATCCCCTCCTCTGTTTAGACCGCTGAACTCTCGCAATGGCAGCGTCGCGTCTCTGATCTGAATAACAAAATAAGCGAACTGGAGGAGAATATGTCTCGAGTTCAGAAAGATCACTGCAAGGCCCAAGACACGTGCTCCAAACTGCAGCGAGATCTGCGCGAAAATGTGGCCCAGAAAGAAGATCAGGTTAGTTGGTTATAGTGGCTGCTATTCTATGGTTTCTAATTACATGTTTTCCTCTTTAGGAGGAGCGCATCGCCACGTTGGAGAAGCGCTATTTGAATGCTCAAAGGGAGTCTACCTCGTTGCATGATCTAAACGAGAAACTCGAACAGGAGCTACGGCACAAAGAAGCGCAACTTAAGGTGGGTAGAACCAAAGAAGTAGACTGGGTTTCAAGAAAAGGCAAGATACATCTTAGTAGatgaatatattttatgaGTCGGCCCAATCAGCTCTTTAATCGTGCCTAAGCCTTCTCACTCATTAAGCTCCTTTAAAAGCGTGACTAATAAATTGCATTTACATACTCCACACCAATCCCTGACAACTAATCGAACCCACCCGCCCCAAACACGAACCTCCAACGAACTTTGTCAAATGGCCAAATTCAGCTGCATGAGGAGAAGATCGGGGCCATCGAGGAGAAGCTGGAGCTGTCCGAGCAGAAGCTTGCCCAGCACGCCAAACTTCAGCCGGACATGGAGGAGCAGCTGAAGGCGCGCATGGAGGCATTGACAAAGGTAGGAAACAAGGTATGCACTCGAACTAATATGCGCGCCGGACAGGTTCCATATGACAAGTATCTCAATTATATccctaaaattatatatttgtttttatgtaaCGCTCTctgttctttgtttttttttacgtaCTTtccaccacaaaaaaaaaactactaacAACTCTACAAGTCTCTTTTTTGTCCTCTATTTCTTCAACTGTACTGCACCGAACTTTCTACTCTGAAGCACCCGAATCCACAACAAAATCAGACCAAACAGAACCCCTCTGCCGATTACAGAATACAAGTTGTTAAAGGATATtatatggtttttattttaaaattaaaattgtagaagaaaaaaatgttctctTTGGTATATTGAGTTATTATTACCTATAATTTGTCTTGAAATCCTTAAACAACTCCTGTACTTGGTACTCAGAGGCCTCATTCACTATTAGCTTTCATTACTAAAACCTTTATTACCTTTCTTCATGTTAAcatttaaatgaaaagaaaaaacttaATGAACTGGCTGGCCCAACTAATATTTCAGGCTCAAGAAAGGCACGGTTCTGCCGAGGATCGCATCCGGGGACTTGAAAATAACCTGGACGAAAAGACTGCTGAGGTGGTAAGACTGAACCAGCGTCTCAAGATGAACGAAGAGCACAACCTTCGACTCTCCTCCACGGTGGACAAGCTACTCTCCGAGTCGAACGAGCGATTGCAGGTGCATCTGAAGGAGCGTATGCACGCTTTGGACGAAAAGAACGCACTCACGCAGGAGCTGGAGAAGGCACGTAAGGTGGCGGAGGAACTGCATCACGAGAAGAGTGAGATAATGAAGGAGTTGTCGAAGACGCGACTGGAGATCGAGAACTTTAAGCGCCAGCTGCTGCAGCAGGAGATTGCCTATAAcatccaacagactgaggcacTCACCCGTAGCCTCTCGCCCAGCAGTGTGGTAGATCCCAGTGGCGCTTTCTCTCGGAGTGCATCGCACGCCAGCTTTGAGACGCACTCGCTGCGTCGCCAGAGCAAGCAGCGGCTCTCCGAGGAGAACGCCCTGGCCCGCTCCATGGCCGAGCAGGAGTGGGAGAAACTACAGCAGGCAGCGCACGCCCAGCAACAGGCATACGAGTTGGTGGCGGCTGCCGCCGAGTGTGACGACTCCGATGCCCTGTATGCAGCGGCCACGGCTGATATGATGTCTCCGTCGGGCCATACGGACGCCCAGACGCTTGCCATGATGCTGCAGGAGCAGTTGGATGCCATTAATAATGAGATACGCTTGATTCAGGAGGAGAAGCAGTCGACGGAGGCGAGGGCTGAGGAGCTAGAGTCGCGGGTGGGCAGTCTGGAGCACGTCAACCTGCTGGCCAGGGGCCGATCTATGGACAGGCAGAGTCCCCCAATGAGCGGACGCAGCACGCCCAACAGTCCACAAAGGGATTTCATGCAGAAGTACCACACGGTGAGTGGATGAGTGCCACAAGGGGGATCAAGACTAAACTTCGAACCTTTTTAAATATCCTTTCCAGCTCAACTTGCCAGTAATGTCTAGTGATGCTTCGAGAGAGGAGCTGCACGGAGGCATGTCCACTACCGGAGACTCGAGCTCGGGAGGGGCGGCCTCACCACTGACCGCCCGTTCTATGCGGTTGGAGCGCGTGGCTCAGGCTCTGGCCCACAGCCAAGAGGAACTGCGACGGCGCTCCATCGGCATCAATCCCAATGCCCCCAACCAAATGCCGCCCAACCACAGCGGCGGCCATATGCCGATGAGCAGCCATAGCTATGGCCTTTCGCCGCTTAGCTCCCGGTACGGTAGTCAGGAGTCACTGCGCCAGTACAACATCATGGGCTCCATGTCCATGCTGCAGACGCCAACATCGGGCGTGTCTCGAGATGCGGCCGCGGCAGCTGTCCAAAAGAAGAAGGGCATTAAGTCCTCGCTGGGGCGATTTTTcagcaaaaaggaaaaagtcAAGGGCGTGAAGGACACACTACCAGACGGTTCGCCCAGCATGATGTCCATTGGCAACCTGTCGATTGGACTGAGTGAGGTGGACTCAAACTACGATGCCATGAGCATGACCGGCGGCATGATGCCGCGCATTGCCAGTTCTCAGGGATCCAAAATAAGCAGCGTGGACTATGGCCGTCAAAAGAAGTAAGTTCCACGGCTATATCCATCTTTAAGAGATTCTATACTTActcctttttcttttccagGGAGCACGATTACCGCAACGATTTGTTGGGTGAGGCCATGAAGGCTGGTACTCCATTCGCCCTATGGAATGGCCCCACCATCGTGGCCTGGCTGGAGCTGTGGGTGGGAATGCCCGCCTGGTACGTGGCCGCCTGTCGTGCGAATGTCAAGTCGGGTGCCATCATGAGTGCGCTAAGCGATACGGAAATTCAGCGGGAGATTGGTAAGGATCGTAGTTATAATCTTAAAAGGTTGCAGACTAAGTTGTGTATCTTCTCCACCAACAGGAATTAGCAATCCCCTGCATAGGCTCAAATTGCGATTAGCCATTCAGGAGATGGTTTCACTCACTTCTCCCTCGGCGCCACAAACCTCCCGTACCACCCTGGCGTTTGGTAagaatattgaaatatttttaaatggtttttccCTTTAATCCTTGCTTTTAATGCAGGCGACATGAACCATGAATGGATTGGCAACTACTGGTTACCCGGCCTCGGCCTACCGCAATATCGCACAACCTTCATGGAGTGTTTGGTGGACGCCCGTATGCTGGACCACCTAACCAAGAAGGACCTTCGGGGTCAGCTCAAGATGGTGGACAGTTTTCATCGCACTAGCCTGCAGTTTGGCATATCTATGCTCAAGCGCCTTAACTATGATCGCACGGAGCTGGAGCACAGGCGCAAAATGAGTGAAAACGGGTTGTGCGATGTGCTCGTTTGGAGCAATGAGCGGGTTATTCGCTGGGTGGGCAGCATAGGATTAAAGGTAGGTCTTAAAGTCTTAGAtcctttttatataatttactaaaatcatgtttttttttaaggaatacGCTAACAACTTGCTCGAATCTGGGGTACATGGGGCCCTGATGGCTCTGGACGAAGGCTTCGATGCCAATGCCATGGGCTTGGCCCTTCAAATACCCACACAAAATGCTCAGGTAAGTTTATATTAATTGACATTTAAATACTCTTTATTAACTaaactattttaattatttaggCTCGCCAAATACTCGACACAGAGTTCAATAACCTGCTGCAAATCGCCACAGATCGCAGGCCGGAGAACGAGCAGCGTAGTGCTTCCTGATGCAGTTATAGTCCACCCACAACGCCAGTGGATGAGTGAACCCTAAGAAACCTGAGAAGGAGAAGGATCGACGACATAAGCAACCTAAAACAATAAGACCGAAAAGACCAGGGGCAAAGTTTCCTAAGCCGCAACTAAAGTAATGAAAGAGATAAAAGCTAGCAGCAAATAAACCACAAAAACTTCTAACAAGAAAGACGCAACGCAAGAGACTCCCCAGCATGATGCACGTCTAATCCGCATAtttaacatatatatatataaacacacATAGTCACATAATCCATAACAAGACAATGTATACAAGACATAGCACATACTTTTCCTAGGACATTTGTAGTTGCAATGGCGCCAtgtcgctgccgctgccgctacCGCTACCGCTGCCCAGGCGTGTACAAGTTTTAGAAGCTAATCAGTTTTCGAttgtataattattattgtattttttttttagtgtaattGGGCCTGCAATAGACTAACAGTATTTTGTTTTAGATGATGCAGAGGTGGACAGAGATGACAGCTTGCTTCGAACCAAATTCGTGACCAAACttgtttgttatataatttttatggcattttgtacagtttttattttaatcaaatattataattttttttaattttgatataCATACAAACTAACATACGCTTTACATATGACATTATCGTGTTTCTGTTTAGAATTTTCGTAGTAGGCAGAGACGGCGTTCCAATTGAGTTTATGAAATGAACAACATGCACAACAATCaggcatacatatatattaacaGCTGCATATATAcgatctatatatatatatattaaaataaatctaatTATAATGGATTATCAAGCATATGTGTAACTAACAAAGGAAAGTATTAGAAGTGAATTGAGGGGAAGGGAAGTTGGAGAAGTCGCAAGCGCCCACTAAAATCAACTATTTACGTACATATAAATACGAAATCATTTATTAACCGAAAAGCTTTAAAGGCGAATTAAACGTAAAACTAGACTCAAATCGTAGCCCTTGCTTAAGCCCTTAATAAAGGAATTCTTAACTCATTGTCTGAAAGAGGGGGGACTCCCATTTTCGACACCGAATAAACTGTTTGAAACCTAAAAACTattcataaaatgtaaaagcATATCCACtgtttttcaaaacaaaacaatcgTAATAATTTCCCGCTCCTGTTATGTTGTTCATTAAGATTTGTTGCA
This is a stretch of genomic DNA from Drosophila bipectinata strain 14024-0381.07 unplaced genomic scaffold, DbipHiC1v2 scaffold_249, whole genome shotgun sequence. It encodes these proteins:
- the LOC108125038 gene encoding liprin-alpha-1 isoform X3 gives rise to the protein MWNMMCDVMPTISEDSISQRSSQFSGEDANFEQLMVSMLDERDKLMDSLREAQERLGETESKLHDVEKERDSLQRQINANLPQEFATLTKELTQARETLLERDEEIGELKAERNNTRLLLEHLECLVSRHERSLRMTVVKRQAAAQSGVSSEVEVLKALKSLFEHHKALDEKVRERLRLSIEKNNVMEEELNAAKEELAQYKAGVVPQGAGSGTGAGSAATTAGGTENGLKEKMAGVGGGGGVNGDANELNDYAAKTHELQTIIEKQTAELSQWQRRVSDLNNKISELEENMSRVQKDHCKAQDTCSKLQRDLRENVAQKEDQEERIATLEKRYLNAQRESTSLHDLNEKLEQELRHKEAQLKAQERHGSAEDRIRGLENNLDEKTAEVVRLNQRLKMNEEHNLRLSSTVDKLLSESNERLQVHLKERMHALDEKNALTQELEKARKVAEELHHEKSEIMKELSKTRLEIENFKRQLLQQEIAYNIQQTEALTRSLSPSSVVDPSGAFSRSASHASFETHSLRRQSKQRLSEENALARSMAEQEWEKLQQAAHAQQQAYELVAAAAECDDSDALYAAATADMMSPSGHTDAQTLAMMLQEQLDAINNEIRLIQEEKQSTEARAEELESRVGSLEHVNLLARGRSMDRQSPPMSGRSTPNSPQRDFMQKYHTLNLPVMSSDASREELHGGMSTTGDSSSGGAASPLTARSMRLERVAQALAHSQEELRRRSIGINPNAPNQMPPNHSGGHMPMSSHSYGLSPLSSRYGSQESLRQYNIMGSMSMLQTPTSGVSRDAAAAAVQKKKGIKSSLGRFFSKKEKVKGVKDTLPDGSPSMMSIGNLSIGLSEVDSNYDAMSMTGGMMPRIASSQGSKISSVDYGRQKKEHDYRNDLLGEAMKAGTPFALWNGPTIVAWLELWVGMPAWYVAACRANVKSGAIMSALSDTEIQREIGISNPLHRLKLRLAIQEMVSLTSPSAPQTSRTTLAFGDMNHEWIGNYWLPGLGLPQYRTTFMECLVDARMLDHLTKKDLRGQLKMVDSFHRTSLQFGISMLKRLNYDRTELEHRRKMSENGLCDVLVWSNERVIRWVGSIGLKEYANNLLESGVHGALMALDEGFDANAMGLALQIPTQNAQARQILDTEFNNLLQIATDRRPENEQRSAS
- the LOC108125038 gene encoding liprin-alpha-1 isoform X1, with the translated sequence MWNMMCDVMPTISEDSISQRSSQFSGEDANFEQLMVSMLDERDKLMDSLREAQERLGETESKLHDVEKERDSLQRQINANLPQEFATLTKELTQARETLLERDEEIGELKAERNNTRLLLEHLECLVSRHERSLRMTVVKRQAAAQSGVSSEVEVLKALKSLFEHHKALDEKVRERLRLSIEKNNVMEEELNAAKEELAQYKAGVVPQGAGSGTGAGSAATTAGGTENGLKEKMAGVGGGGGVNGDANELNDYAAKTHELQTIIEKQTAELSQWQRRVSDLNNKISELEENMSRVQKDHCKAQDTCSKLQRDLRENVAQKEDQEERIATLEKRYLNAQRESTSLHDLNEKLEQELRHKEAQLKLHEEKIGAIEEKLELSEQKLAQHAKLQPDMEEQLKARMEALTKVGNKAQERHGSAEDRIRGLENNLDEKTAEVVRLNQRLKMNEEHNLRLSSTVDKLLSESNERLQVHLKERMHALDEKNALTQELEKARKVAEELHHEKSEIMKELSKTRLEIENFKRQLLQQEIAYNIQQTEALTRSLSPSSVVDPSGAFSRSASHASFETHSLRRQSKQRLSEENALARSMAEQEWEKLQQAAHAQQQAYELVAAAAECDDSDALYAAATADMMSPSGHTDAQTLAMMLQEQLDAINNEIRLIQEEKQSTEARAEELESRVGSLEHVNLLARGRSMDRQSPPMSGRSTPNSPQRDFMQKYHTLNLPVMSSDASREELHGGMSTTGDSSSGGAASPLTARSMRLERVAQALAHSQEELRRRSIGINPNAPNQMPPNHSGGHMPMSSHSYGLSPLSSRYGSQESLRQYNIMGSMSMLQTPTSGVSRDAAAAAVQKKKGIKSSLGRFFSKKEKVKGVKDTLPDGSPSMMSIGNLSIGLSEVDSNYDAMSMTGGMMPRIASSQGSKISSVDYGRQKKEHDYRNDLLGEAMKAGTPFALWNGPTIVAWLELWVGMPAWYVAACRANVKSGAIMSALSDTEIQREIGISNPLHRLKLRLAIQEMVSLTSPSAPQTSRTTLAFGDMNHEWIGNYWLPGLGLPQYRTTFMECLVDARMLDHLTKKDLRGQLKMVDSFHRTSLQFGISMLKRLNYDRTELEHRRKMSENGLCDVLVWSNERVIRWVGSIGLKEYANNLLESGVHGALMALDEGFDANAMGLALQIPTQNAQARQILDTEFNNLLQIATDRRPENEQRSAS
- the LOC108125038 gene encoding liprin-alpha-1 isoform X2, producing MWNMMCDVMPTISEDSISQRSSQFSGEDANFEQLMVSMLDERDKLMDSLREAQERLGETESKLHDVEKERDSLQRQINANLPQEFATLTKELTQARETLLERDEEIGELKAERNNTRLLLEHLECLVSRHERSLRMTVVKRQAAAQSGVSSEVEVLKALKSLFEHHKALDEKVRERLRLSIEKNNVMEEELNAAKEELAQYKAGVVPQGAGSGTGAGSAATTAGGTENGLKEKMAGVGGGGGVNGDANELNDYAAKTHELQTIIEKQTAELSQWQRRVSDLNNKISELEENMSRVQKDHCKAQDTCSKLQRDLRENVAQKEDQEERIATLEKRYLNAQRESTSLHDLNEKLEQELRHKEAQLKLHEEKIGAIEEKLELSEQKLAQHAKLQPDMEEQLKARMEALTKAQERHGSAEDRIRGLENNLDEKTAEVVRLNQRLKMNEEHNLRLSSTVDKLLSESNERLQVHLKERMHALDEKNALTQELEKARKVAEELHHEKSEIMKELSKTRLEIENFKRQLLQQEIAYNIQQTEALTRSLSPSSVVDPSGAFSRSASHASFETHSLRRQSKQRLSEENALARSMAEQEWEKLQQAAHAQQQAYELVAAAAECDDSDALYAAATADMMSPSGHTDAQTLAMMLQEQLDAINNEIRLIQEEKQSTEARAEELESRVGSLEHVNLLARGRSMDRQSPPMSGRSTPNSPQRDFMQKYHTLNLPVMSSDASREELHGGMSTTGDSSSGGAASPLTARSMRLERVAQALAHSQEELRRRSIGINPNAPNQMPPNHSGGHMPMSSHSYGLSPLSSRYGSQESLRQYNIMGSMSMLQTPTSGVSRDAAAAAVQKKKGIKSSLGRFFSKKEKVKGVKDTLPDGSPSMMSIGNLSIGLSEVDSNYDAMSMTGGMMPRIASSQGSKISSVDYGRQKKEHDYRNDLLGEAMKAGTPFALWNGPTIVAWLELWVGMPAWYVAACRANVKSGAIMSALSDTEIQREIGISNPLHRLKLRLAIQEMVSLTSPSAPQTSRTTLAFGDMNHEWIGNYWLPGLGLPQYRTTFMECLVDARMLDHLTKKDLRGQLKMVDSFHRTSLQFGISMLKRLNYDRTELEHRRKMSENGLCDVLVWSNERVIRWVGSIGLKEYANNLLESGVHGALMALDEGFDANAMGLALQIPTQNAQARQILDTEFNNLLQIATDRRPENEQRSAS
- the LOC108125068 gene encoding LOW QUALITY PROTEIN: homer protein homolog 2 (The sequence of the model RefSeq protein was modified relative to this genomic sequence to represent the inferred CDS: substituted 1 base at 1 genomic stop codon), with the translated sequence MGEQPIFTCQAHVFHIDPKTKRTWITASMKAVNVSFFYDNSRNLYRIISVEGSKAVINSTITPNMTFTQTSQKFGQWSDVRANTVYGLGFASEAELTKFVEKFQEVKEATKNAMKSANGSNAVTPTTSANTSPISGRAIGAMQNDNTAIDPHTVEPPNMSNTNTQNANPDSPSHKLLNTNDGKAEIGSATPSPQPTIGTGGGGGVTISSGGSIVGMHTGPGAGATAEQQLKYENERLKMALAQSCANAKKWEIELATLKNNNIRLTSALQESTANVDEWKRQLHTYKEENIRLKREMDLLRVGGGGVGVASGGGGATEDELRREVATLKARTEQLQTELLQQEIELKSANISLREKCNDQTLAKLSELNVKFAKQLSELYAVQKDMENVIHPAKCTXDTEMAVLGKVSAQEQSTMTNTTTTSSTTSATTTSKRYLSNYPIAEAEGTLSNVTSIHTQLQSSLYETQNTAQLKALDKHSALLQELHHRQAAPRRNSAAVAADAAAAAGSGGAKTATILVSKSKTKTGLPLLLKNSINN